Proteins from a genomic interval of Paenibacillus lentus:
- a CDS encoding SRPBCC family protein, translated as MIADIRQADEGYIARFERRLKHPIQEVWSWLTENDKLAEWFPELRIDDIRKGGAVIFDMQDGTFEELQIMELKPKSILEYAWGEDLVRFELFPEASGCRLVFIEKITQITDHTPKDLAGWHVCLDVIQRLMDGQKVEERHEEWKIWYEKYTQIILK; from the coding sequence TTGATAGCAGACATCCGGCAAGCCGATGAGGGCTATATTGCACGTTTTGAGCGGCGGCTTAAGCATCCCATCCAAGAAGTGTGGTCTTGGTTGACCGAGAACGACAAGCTGGCCGAATGGTTCCCGGAGCTTCGGATCGACGATATCCGCAAAGGAGGGGCCGTTATATTTGATATGCAGGACGGAACGTTCGAGGAGCTTCAGATTATGGAGCTCAAACCAAAATCCATATTGGAATATGCCTGGGGCGAGGATCTTGTGCGTTTCGAGTTATTTCCTGAAGCCAGCGGGTGCCGTCTTGTCTTCATAGAGAAGATAACTCAGATTACGGATCATACTCCAAAGGATTTGGCCGGCTGGCATGTATGCCTGGACGTGATTCAGAGGCTAATGGACGGACAGAAGGTAGAAGAACGCCATGAGGAATGGAAAATATGGTACGAGAAATATACGCAGATTATTTTGAAATAG
- a CDS encoding class I SAM-dependent methyltransferase, with the protein MAERKYDQSLRIRTVGMREWRNGTVLYHRYEATPYKALDRLFQVYKLNKSDKVVDFGCGRGRVSFYIHHRFQIPVTGIEVHEKTYEEALQNKGSYRQQAGHISAPIRLKYGLAEQYEVKETDNTFYFFNPFSIEIFREVVQNILRSVQEKPRTVEIILYYPVAAYKQYLQMHTPFQLINKVTIPGATQKKEKFLIYRLKDKPTG; encoded by the coding sequence ATGGCTGAAAGAAAATACGATCAATCGCTGCGAATTAGAACGGTTGGCATGAGAGAGTGGCGGAACGGAACGGTGCTTTACCATCGTTACGAAGCAACGCCCTACAAGGCATTAGATAGGTTGTTTCAAGTGTATAAGTTGAATAAGTCAGACAAAGTTGTGGATTTTGGGTGCGGACGGGGCCGGGTGTCCTTTTATATTCATCATCGATTCCAAATTCCCGTAACGGGCATTGAGGTTCATGAGAAGACGTATGAAGAGGCTCTTCAAAATAAGGGGAGCTACAGGCAGCAGGCGGGGCATATCAGCGCTCCAATCCGTTTGAAGTATGGGCTTGCGGAGCAGTATGAAGTGAAGGAGACGGATAATACCTTCTATTTTTTCAACCCTTTTTCTATTGAAATCTTTAGAGAGGTTGTCCAGAATATTCTCCGATCTGTCCAGGAAAAGCCGCGCACGGTCGAGATCATCCTTTACTATCCTGTTGCGGCGTATAAACAGTATCTCCAGATGCACACGCCTTTCCAGCTCATCAATAAAGTGACTATCCCTGGAGCAACCCAAAAGAAAGAGAAGTTTTTGATCTATCGTCTTAAAGACAAACCGACGGGCTAA
- a CDS encoding MerR family transcriptional regulator yields the protein MKYSIGEFASMVGVTTDTLRLYERHDIIRPLKNNQNNYRFFHDLDVRDLLMSRFYRSMQIPLHEVASLMKEASSDEIMDKIGEARYQLELEIKRSTMLLHKMNEIQEELEQAKKSMYQCQIRRLPGRFRIKQTHKNDLLKREELKCVVQDWMEKLPYTYYSFKMENQDQAIGHDVTDYSWGLTLLEEDSVRLNAVMNDSVEYLPPTTCVSAVIVISQEEFISCDSFQFMLDYMEEHGYSIAGDITGKILLTEKMADHSRTYLEIYIPI from the coding sequence ATGAAATACTCTATTGGTGAGTTTGCTTCAATGGTAGGCGTGACAACCGATACGTTGAGGCTGTATGAGAGGCATGATATTATCCGTCCGCTGAAGAACAACCAGAACAACTATCGGTTCTTCCATGATTTGGACGTTAGGGATTTGCTGATGAGCAGATTTTATCGCAGCATGCAAATTCCCCTGCACGAGGTCGCTTCCCTTATGAAGGAAGCCTCATCGGATGAAATTATGGATAAGATAGGCGAAGCGCGGTATCAACTGGAGTTGGAGATTAAGAGGAGCACCATGCTCTTGCATAAAATGAATGAGATTCAAGAGGAGCTGGAACAGGCCAAAAAGTCGATGTATCAATGTCAAATTCGGAGATTGCCGGGTAGGTTCCGGATTAAGCAGACGCACAAGAATGACCTGCTGAAGAGGGAGGAATTGAAGTGTGTCGTGCAGGACTGGATGGAGAAGCTGCCCTACACCTACTATTCTTTCAAGATGGAGAATCAAGATCAGGCGATTGGACATGACGTTACGGACTACAGCTGGGGGCTCACCTTACTTGAAGAGGACAGCGTGCGGCTGAACGCAGTCATGAATGACAGTGTCGAGTACCTACCTCCGACAACCTGCGTAAGTGCAGTCATTGTTATCTCTCAGGAGGAATTTATAAGCTGCGATTCTTTTCAGTTCATGCTGGATTACATGGAGGAGCACGGCTATTCCATAGCTGGAGATATTACGGGCAAAATTTTGCTTACTGAGAAAATGGCTGATCATAGCCGAACGTATTTGGAAATCTATATTCCGATTTAG
- a CDS encoding FAD-dependent oxidoreductase yields the protein MRQKTVHSVTIITLCFVLLLTMLSGCSGNNAAKPAESEQAKQEQESTAPSGSFKPGTYTAEADGKDGKIQVEVTFDETEQITDIRIVSQTETAGIGDTAIERVKEQIIAGQTLAVDAVSGATETSNALLAAVENAVKQAGANVEAFKGRAVQKAGAGQIEKLTADVAVVGAGASGVSAAVSAADQGAKVIIIEKTATIGGASNLSWAGKFYNSSAAVESGLKVNVEQEIADWIVNNHWRVDAAAIRQYVTKSGETYDWLAEKGYKTTFLNFAGEQLHVLPPYETRQETLRAMLSASVEKQGGQVITETTAKQLMTNDSGDVVGVIAEKADGTTLEISAKSVIMATGGYAANKEMVKESFGFEGVNGGLGQNIGEGLKMAWEAGAKVPDNFGGQMLHQTLARATDKLKTQFSPYEASYPLMLTYLPNFMNVGPSGARFRDEAATLTAVAAANTSAFNGAYHLVIVSKSQLDALMAKGMNGVNAPKLPGMPPEFYAAFQDQFTLDNPWNNADEVFEAMVKNGDGYKGNTIEELAQNAGMDKDVLLDAFHKYEEATKTGVDTEFGKAKEYLLPMGEGPYYAIIAEINNLGSVGGLLVNTKFEVLDDKRVPIKGLYAVGLESEGVLFNDTYVGNGVGIGYSFTSGRLGGESAATSALSQ from the coding sequence ATGCGTCAAAAGACAGTTCACAGCGTAACGATCATTACGCTATGCTTCGTACTGCTGCTAACGATGTTAAGCGGGTGCAGCGGCAATAATGCAGCTAAGCCTGCGGAATCGGAACAGGCAAAACAGGAGCAGGAATCCACTGCACCGTCTGGCTCTTTTAAACCAGGAACGTATACGGCGGAGGCAGACGGAAAGGATGGGAAAATACAGGTTGAGGTTACCTTTGATGAGACTGAGCAAATTACGGACATTCGCATCGTAAGCCAGACGGAAACGGCAGGAATCGGTGATACCGCAATTGAGAGAGTCAAGGAACAGATCATTGCCGGGCAAACCTTGGCAGTTGATGCGGTTAGCGGTGCCACCGAAACGAGCAACGCCCTGCTTGCTGCGGTAGAGAATGCTGTTAAGCAGGCGGGGGCTAATGTGGAAGCCTTCAAGGGAAGAGCGGTTCAAAAGGCCGGAGCTGGTCAGATTGAGAAGCTAACGGCGGATGTTGCCGTAGTGGGTGCTGGGGCTTCCGGGGTATCGGCAGCTGTGTCGGCAGCGGATCAAGGCGCGAAGGTCATCATTATCGAGAAGACGGCCACGATTGGCGGGGCGAGCAATTTATCCTGGGCCGGGAAGTTCTATAACTCCTCAGCGGCCGTGGAGAGCGGGCTGAAGGTTAATGTGGAACAGGAAATTGCCGATTGGATCGTGAACAATCACTGGCGAGTCGATGCCGCAGCGATCCGGCAATATGTAACGAAGTCGGGAGAAACGTATGATTGGCTGGCTGAAAAAGGATACAAAACGACCTTCCTGAACTTCGCCGGGGAACAACTTCATGTTCTGCCACCTTATGAGACGCGTCAGGAGACATTGCGAGCCATGCTGTCCGCATCGGTGGAGAAGCAAGGCGGACAGGTGATCACGGAGACGACCGCCAAGCAGCTCATGACGAATGACAGCGGAGATGTCGTTGGTGTGATCGCCGAGAAAGCGGATGGCACGACGCTGGAAATTAGCGCGAAGAGTGTCATTATGGCGACGGGCGGTTATGCAGCGAATAAGGAAATGGTGAAGGAAAGCTTCGGCTTTGAAGGCGTGAACGGCGGCCTTGGTCAGAACATCGGGGAAGGTTTGAAGATGGCATGGGAAGCGGGCGCGAAGGTACCGGATAATTTCGGTGGACAAATGCTGCACCAGACCTTGGCACGGGCAACGGACAAGCTAAAAACACAGTTCTCGCCTTATGAAGCCAGCTATCCGCTGATGCTCACTTATTTGCCTAACTTTATGAATGTAGGCCCTTCGGGGGCTAGATTCCGGGATGAGGCAGCAACGCTTACGGCGGTGGCTGCAGCTAATACGAGCGCATTCAACGGTGCTTATCACCTCGTCATCGTCTCGAAGTCGCAGCTGGACGCGCTTATGGCCAAAGGGATGAATGGTGTGAACGCGCCGAAACTGCCGGGTATGCCGCCGGAGTTCTACGCTGCATTCCAGGATCAGTTCACGCTGGACAATCCTTGGAACAATGCTGACGAGGTTTTCGAGGCGATGGTAAAGAACGGCGATGGTTATAAAGGGAATACAATAGAGGAATTGGCTCAGAACGCCGGAATGGACAAGGATGTTCTGCTGGATGCGTTCCATAAATATGAGGAAGCAACGAAGACCGGGGTGGATACTGAGTTCGGCAAAGCCAAAGAGTATCTACTGCCAATGGGAGAAGGGCCTTACTACGCAATTATTGCGGAGATCAATAATCTAGGGTCTGTCGGCGGACTGCTCGTTAACACGAAGTTCGAGGTGCTGGACGACAAGCGTGTGCCGATCAAAGGTCTGTATGCGGTAGGCTTGGAGTCGGAGGGCGTGCTATTCAACGATACGTATGTCGGCAACGGAGTAGGTATCGGTTATTCATTCACCTCCGGAAGGCTCGGAGGGGAGAGCGCAGCGACTAGCGCGCTGTCCCAATAG
- a CDS encoding polysaccharide deacetylase family protein: MSNSAVIHKIDIKEKVVAFTFDDGPNPVYTPQILEIFRQASPTAKATFYMIGNQIEQHPELAQTVYNEGHEIGNHTYTHPFLSKLTKQECADEVIRTEKLIQETIGMKPLTFRPPYFDINEQVEGVVASRGYTLIGAMNGAAMDWEQPGVRHIVEKTKETLSPGSVLLFHDGFGDRSQTVEAVQILVRELIAEGYSLVTVSELIKLSARNKA, translated from the coding sequence ATGTCAAACTCGGCAGTAATTCATAAAATCGATATCAAAGAGAAGGTAGTAGCATTTACCTTCGATGACGGACCCAACCCTGTATATACCCCGCAAATCCTGGAGATCTTCCGGCAAGCCAGCCCTACAGCAAAGGCGACCTTCTACATGATCGGAAACCAGATTGAGCAGCATCCCGAACTTGCACAGACCGTGTATAACGAAGGGCATGAAATCGGCAACCATACTTATACGCATCCTTTTTTGTCAAAGCTCACCAAGCAGGAATGCGCGGATGAAGTCATCCGGACGGAGAAACTGATTCAGGAGACGATTGGCATGAAGCCGCTAACCTTCCGTCCGCCGTATTTTGACATTAACGAGCAGGTTGAGGGGGTTGTCGCCAGTCGGGGCTATACCCTAATTGGGGCGATGAACGGGGCAGCAATGGATTGGGAGCAGCCAGGTGTACGCCATATTGTTGAAAAGACGAAGGAAACCTTGTCCCCCGGCAGCGTGCTGCTCTTCCACGACGGCTTCGGCGACCGCTCACAAACAGTCGAGGCTGTGCAGATTCTTGTCAGAGAGCTGATTGCCGAGGGCTACAGCCTGGTCACCGTTAGTGAACTCATTAAGTTATCCGCCAGGAACAAGGCTTAA